From one Triticum urartu cultivar G1812 chromosome 3, Tu2.1, whole genome shotgun sequence genomic stretch:
- the LOC125545596 gene encoding inactive protein kinase SELMODRAFT_444075-like: MYSVLSRIYSAARSRLQVLIASLPAGPDGSRDSHRRRRRRDDRSRSSGTSTPISTPASMYSALSPVDTHAVATAAAAKLAMDPPGAGSAAMPISLSPLLPPPQMVVVALDATRDHREVEVRMSLRALVARGDILRGGDSLLVLGVLHSVTNPMGYQTKASSDSFAGTSLRYLGDQVAKKAEYYKDKLLQDVEELRQVGISVTLKVCPGSPAKVVIIHEINSSKAAWVVLDRHFRRDFKHFEKHIACKVAAFQDNLSVQTLKSIRTNLSSKSMGETKDLQNLVVSLDLSSKTLDTDKVRVSIRSSPVSYFASLTNHEMYYTPSVVGSSIQDFTPSMSVTSIPVIDETEFNAKSIEDNMIGQYDSSERPVLCAGCGLRSVLYIKESMKYPFSEIQSATADFSSENLVGEGGFGHVYKGRLKDGQVIAAKLRKEASSQGYTEFFSEVQVLSFARHRNIVMLLGYCCKESYNILVYEYICNNSLEWHLFDKAAGLLEWHKRHAIALGIAKGLRFLHEECRAGPIIHRDLRPSNVLLTHDFVPMLGDFGLAKWKAVNASIHTRVLGQSGYLAPEYAEYGIVSVRTDVYAFGIVLFQLISGRKVLEEHEGQCTHILQWAEPLVESLALHDLIDERIADTYDTYGLYHLARAAYLCVRTNPEQRPSMGEVVRLIETENEHIRDLSRQFIPHFTK; encoded by the exons ATGTACTCCGTGCTCTCGAGAATATACTCCGCGGCGCGCAGCCGTCTCCAGGTACTAATAGCCTCGCTCCCGGCCGGCCCCGATGGCAGCAGGGACtcgcatcgccgccgccgccgccgggacGACCGCAGCAGGAGCAGCGGCACCAGCACCCCCATCAGCACGCCCGCGTCCATGTACTCCGCGCTCAGCCCGGTGGACACCCACGCCGTCGCCACCGCCGCGGCGGCCAAGCTCGCGATGGACCCTCCGGGCGCCGGGTCGGCCGCGATGCCCATCTCCCTGTCGCCGCTCCTCCCGCCGCCGCAGATGGTGGTGGTGGCGCTCGACGCCACCCGCGACCACCGCGAGGTGGAGGTCAGGATGTCGCTCAGGGCGCTCGTGGCCCGGGGCGACATACTTCGCGGCGGCGACTCCCTCCTCGTGCTCGGCGTTCTCCACTCCGTCACCAATCCGA TGGGATACCAAACCAAAGCATCTAGTGATTCTTTTGCCGGGACGAGCTTGCGGTACCTAGGTGATCAGGTTGCGAAGAAAGCTGAATACTACAAAGACAAGCTCCTCCAGGATGTGGAGGAGCTCCGCCAAGTGGGG ATTAGTGTGACCCTCAAAGTATGCCCTGGATCACCAGCAAAGGTTGTCATTATCCATGAAATCAATTCAAGTAAAGCTGCTTGGGTTGTATTAGATAG GCACTTCAGACGAGATTTCAAGCACTTCGAAAAGCACATAGCCTGTAAGGTTGCGGCATTTCAAGATAACCTGTCAGTGCAGACCTTGAAGTCAATTAGAACAAATCTATCAAGCAAAAGTATGGGGGAGACGAAGGACCTACAAAACTTAGTAGTGTCACTTGATCTAAGTTCCAAAACACTAGATACTGACAAGGTCCGTGTGTCGATCAGGTCATCGCCTGTAAGTTACTTTGCCTCTCTAACCAATCATGAGATGTACTACACCCCCAGTGTGGTTGGTAGCAGCATCCAAGACTTCACGCCGTCAATGAGCGTCACGTCCATCCCAGTGATCGATGAGACTGAATTCAATG CAAAATCTATTGAAGACAACATGATCGGCCAGTACGATTCATCAGAAAGACCAGTTCTATGTGCTGGTTGTGGGCTAAGATCAGTTCTTTACATCAAGGAATCCATGAAATATCCTTTCTCAGAGATCCAATCTGCAACAGCTGACTTCTCAAGTGAGAATTTGGTGGGTGAGGGAGGATTTGGGCATGTGTATAAAGGGAGACTCAAGGATGGCCAGGTCATTGCAGCTAAGTTGCGTAAAGAAGCTAGCTCGCAGGGCTATACCGAGTTCTTCTCTGAAGTGCAAGTGCTCAGTTTTGCCCGCCATCGGAACATTGTCATGTTGCTTGGGTATTGTTGCAAAGAAAGCTACAACATCTTGGTGTATGAGTATATATGCAACAACTCTCTTGAGTGGCATTTATTTG ACAAGGCAGCAGGCTTACTGGAGTGGCACAAGAGGCATGCTATTGCCCTTGGTATAGCAAAGGGGCTGCGCTTTCTGCATGAAGAGTGCCGCGCCGGTCCAATAATTCACCGGGATTTGCGCCCAAGCAATGTACTGTTGACACATGACTTTGTTCCTATG CTTGGGGATTTTGGTCTTGCTAAATGGAAGGCTGTCAATGCTTCTATTCATACAAGGGTTCTGGGGCAATCAGG ATACTTGGCGCCTGAGTATGCTGAATATGGCATAGTTTCTGTCAGAACAGATGTGTATGCCTTTGGCATCGTTCTTTTCCAGCTGATATCGGGTCGCAAGGTGCTCGAGGAACATGAAGGGCAGTGCACGCACATATTGCAATGG GCAGAGCCTTTGGTGGAGAGTCTTGCACTGCACGATCTGATCGACGAGCGCATTGCAGATACATACGACACGTATGGGCTGTATCATCTAGCCAGAGCAGCATATCTCTGTGTCAGGACAAACCCGGAACAGCGGCCTTCTATGGGGGAGGTTGTCCGTCTTATCGAGACAGAGAATGAGCATATCAGGGATTTGTCCCGACAATTCATCCCACATTTTACAAagtaa